The stretch of DNA CAATCGAGAAAGTATGCTGGAGCGCGGGCATTCCCAATCGCCGCAAGTCAAACCAGCGATGATCTTCAAAACTGAACTCAAGTCTTCGTTCATCCAAGCAGGCTTTCAACAGTTCCTCTCCATCCATTATATCCAGCTTTACATACGGATCTGTGAAGCGTGCCTCACGCAATGTATTGAGATCGTTCAACGCCAACCTACGCATTTCTTCATCTTTGGTAAGCAGATACTTACGAGCATAAACCTCAGCTCTGTTCAGATAAGCTTCCGCCACACGCATTCCTTTGGTAGGATTCTGGATAACATTATCACTTTTACGGCCTACCAACAGATGCTTTTCAGGGAAAAAACCATTCATAACAAGGTAAGCATTGTAGTAAGCCTCACGCCGAATGTCGTTGGAAGCATACTTGTTTTCCAGTTCCTTGCTCACGGTGAAGGCCGGTAGCTTACCCGGATCGATATAAAAGTTTACTCCCATGAAATATGCCGAATACTCGCCGTTGACCGAATAGCCCCAGATCAATTCCGGACTACCGCTGTTATACACTCCTCCTTTTGATATATCATACATTACGATGCCCTGCCAATCGTCATACGAATAGAATTGACGAAGCTTCAAAAGCGTGGGCTTACGTTCTATAACGGAAGAACTGTATTTGATAACCTCGTCCCATTTGCCCTCATAAAGATATACCCGAGCCAACAACATGTCGACAAACAACGGCGATACGGTGTACACGTTATGAGTTATCGGGCCATTCTTGGCAAAGAGGTTACGTGCTTCAAGAAGATCTTTTATGATTTGTTCGTACACTTCAGCCACGCTACTGCGCTTCGGGAACTCATCTTTCACCGTAGACTTCAGAACAAGTGGCACGCCGGGAGCCGCGTTGGCCTCTGTATTCTCCGTGTTGTAAGGTGGCGCGTATGCGTTGACAAGCATGAAATAGTAGAAAGAGCGCAGACTCAAAGCCTCGGCCTTGATACGTTCTTTTGCCTGTTCGGAACCCGTGACCAAAGGTAACTGATCAATGACAACATTACATCCATTGATCCAATGATAGAGATTCTGCCATGAATTATACCATGGCACATTGTTTTTCTGCAGCTGTTCAAACATGTCTTCAGCCCAAGTAAAAACCGGTCCACCACCAAGAAGCATCGTTTCCTGACCTGTGGCGTCGGAGTAATTGCTTTCTACATTATCTGTCAACAACTCAAGATAAGGAAAGATGGGCGTACGAGAAGCATAACCCTCACCCAACAGCAGTTCTTCCAAATCGGTTGTAGTACTTGGTCTTACCTCGTCTTGACTGCTTTCCGTAAGAAAATCGCTACAAGCCGTCAATAACAAGGCTATCGATAACGCACCTAAGAATATGATATTTTTCATTGAAGCCATCATTAAAATTACAAACTAAAATTCAAAGTAAGACTATAACTCGGCGTAATCGGCTGAGAGCCGGTAGCTACTTCGGGGTCTACGCCGTTATAATCTTTGCTTACTATGATAAACGGATTACTAATAGCACCGCTGACAGAGAGGTTTTTCAACATCATCTTGCTTGCGACTTTCGCGGGTACTGTATAGGACAAAGAGATGTTATTACACCGTAAGAAAGAGGCATTTACCACCCGTGCCGTAGAATAATTGTACATTCGGTGACGATACTCCGTTGATCCATCAGGCAAATTCACCAGCGGTATGTTTCGATAAGGGATGGTAGGAATCTGGGTATGCGCCTCATCACCGGGCTTCTGCCAACGCCGCACCATGTCTTTAGACAAATTGGAATAGGCCGAAGGTGTGCTGTTATTCAAATAATCTTCGTCAAACAAATCTGTAAGGAAGCGCTTTCCACCGAGCGCAATACTGAAAGATGTAGACAAAGTCAATGTCTTCCAACGCAACACGGTCGACATACCACCCGAGAAATCAGGCTCCGTTGTTCCGGCATAGGCCATATAGGTTGTAGCGTCGAACGGATTAGCACCTTCCTCTTTGGTTGGAATCTTAAACAAAGGATACCCTCCTTGCGAGTCAAGTCCCGTAAAATTCCATGCCCAAAAGGCTCCTACCGGATAACCTTTCTTATGAACGGATCCTCCCGCTGCGGCTCTCCAATTCTGATTTTCGGCGATAGTGGATCGTATTTCGTTGAAATTCTTTGCCGTGTTAAGCGAAAAACTCCACACCCAATCCTTAGTTCTCACAGGCGTTACGCTTGCCGTCAACTCGAAACCTCGGTTGGTCATGCTGCCACCGTTGATTGGCATGAACAAAACTCCATACTCATAAGGCACGGCTTTAGAAACAATCATGTCCGAAGTATGCTTCGAATAATATTCCGCACTGAAGGCAATACGGTTTTTCAATACACCGAAATCAATACCGAGGTTGATACTTTTCGTCTTTTCCCAGCGCAGATTGTCATAAGGTAATGACTTTATCTTCAGGATATAACGTCCTGTTCGGATATCAATAAACTCACGACCACGCCCTAACTGCGCTATCAAGTCAGGGCCACAGTTCTCTACCACATTGCCCTGCCAACCGTATGAGCCACGCACATTGAAATCACTAATCCACGACAGATGCTTAATCCATGGTTCATTGATGATGTTCCAACGGGCACCGACAGACCATACGGGCAGGAAACGGTTGCGTTCGTCCTGCCCAAAACGGTTGGACGCGTCCGAACGGACACTGGCCGATAATATGTAACGTTCGGCATAGCTGTACATTCCTGTGGCAAACAGGCCGACAGTATTGATTTTACGGTCGATAACGGAGTTAGAGAAGTTATCGTATAGTTCATTGGCTATCAAATTGGAACTATTCAACGGGTCTACAATTTGACGTGGCGGCAACATAATAGATTTACCCCGCTGACGAAAATAACCATAAACGGTCGTATTATATCCGTCGTATTTATTGCTGCGCATTTCACCTCCGGCCATGAAACTCAGTCGATGTACATCGTTTAAAATCTTATTATAAGATAAGGTAGCACGCAAAGTATAGTTCTTGTTACGGCTTTCCGTTGTGTTCAACTCGCCTCCATGCGGCAAACGAGACTTCTTATATTCCAGGTCTCCAGGCCCATAAAGCCCGAACTCATAGCCTCGCAGATTGGTGATAAAAAAGCTCCGCTCATCGGCATACGACTCTCCAACCACGTTGGAGGTGTTGTATCCGAGCAGACCTTCGAAGCGTAAGCCTTCAGCGATCATCCATCTCAGGTTGGCAGAGAGTGCCATAGTGTTCGTCGTATTGGTATTTCCGGTATTATTAAGTTCATTGATGATATTATACATTCTGCGGTTGGCATCCTGTGTTTTAGCATAATAAAACAAGGAACCATCTTCATTGTATGCCGGAATAGCACGATTTATCGTTCGGGCATAGTAGTAAGGATCTACGCGGAAGAAACCATGGGTCTCATGAGAAGCCGCATTCAAGCGCACACCCAAACTCACCTTACTACTGATTTTGGTATCAATGCTCACCGAAGCGCTATAATTTTTCGAATCATTACCTTTGGATATACCATTAGTAAACGAACCATTAAGTGATGCATAGTAATTCATATTGCCCGATCCTCCACTGAGACTTACACCATGATGATGGCTCATCGAATTGCGAAACAACTCTTTAAACCAATCTGTATTGTTGGAACGTGCCTGTCTTACCCCATCCACAAATTGCTGATAGGTAATCTCTTTACGCAAATATTGCCCTAAAAGTCCTTCATATCCGATTCGTTCGAGGGGGCGATTGGCCTCACTGATAAGTCCTCTTCGATAAATTTCACTTGAAACATCGATACGTTCCGAGGAATTCATCAGATTCATCCGGCTGTAGTGTATACGTGGAGTGACGGATATACCACCGCTGTAATTCACCGAAATACGTCCGCTCTTACCTTGCTTGGTTGTAATAACAATGACACCATTGGCCGCTTTCACGCCATACATCACTGTCGCTGCGGCATCTTTCAATACAGAAATCGTCTGAATATCATTCGGACTTAACCACGAGATAGAATTACCTACGAAATTCTTAATCATATCGAAATTGTCCTGATTGATATTGCCCAAAGCATCGAGGTCGCGCGTTTTAAATGGCAGCGGGTCTTCTTGAATGATACCATCGACCACCCACACCGGTTCCTGATTACCCAACAGAGTAGACGTTCCACGCACGCGTACCTTTGGAGTGGCACCTACCAATCCGCTCGTATTCAACACACTCGTACCCGACAGCTTTCCCTGCAACATCTGTTCGATACTCTTTTGTCCGTCATAGAAAAGATCTTCTATCTGTACTGTGTTGGCCGAACCGATCATTTCGTTTTTTCTAATGCGCTGATAACCGGTAACGATGACCTCGTCGATGAGCGACACGTCGTCGGCCATCGTCACATGGAGCATTTCCTCACCGCGCCATGCCACCGTCACAGCCTTCATGCCGGCATAAGTAAATTGCAGAACAGGACGCTTCGTATAGGTTTCTATCCTAAAAAAGCCTTCCAGATTGGTCTGCGCGCCTTCCGATGTCCCTTTAATAAAGACGGTAACTCCGGGCAAAGGCTCTCTCATATTTTCGGATAAGACCTTACCTTGAATCACGACCTTGCCTTTTCCCGCCTGATTTCCGGACAAACCACTTTGCGACAAGCCGTCTGAGGCTCCGCCCGTTTGGGCAGATGTCTGCGTGATATTGATAAACTTACCATTCACGGAATACCTGAAAGGCTTGTTTTGCAGCAAGAGAGAAAGGACTTTCTCTACCGTTTTGTTTTTTAGTTGTACGCTAACCGTATAACCTTGCACCTCATCATACGTGAACAAGACCTTGAATCCGGATGCTTTTTCAACTCTTTTCAGCGCGTTGGCCAATGATTCATTACGACATTCCACCGTAATTTTGTCGGTCAACGATTGTGCTTCAACAGCAGCAACGTTTCCCCAAAAAGCAAACAACGCCACAACAATCCTGCAAGCAAATCTACTCAACGCTTGCCGTTTTTTTAGTTTATAACTCATAAATGATGTATTTTAAGGTATCACCTATAGGATTAACGACCCAAATGAAATATCGGGCATTAGTTTTTCTCTCTTTTTTTAGAAAGAACGATTTTGTTATCTTTCAACTCGGCTTCGATATAGCTGAACGCGTTCAGGTTTTTCACAACCTGCGATATATCGGCATTGCGGTCGGCAATGAAGTGAAGACGATAGCTCATCAAGGAGTTATCGCAGATCTCAATGCTCACATTATACCATCTGCCGATTTCCTTCAGGATGTCAATCAGTGGCAGATTGTCAAAATAAAAATAACCGTCTTTCCACTGAATGTAATACTCCGTATCGACACAGGTCACGTTAAATCCTTCGTCATCGCTTAATGTCGCGTCTTCGCCGGGCTTTAATACGACTTTTTGACGGCTCGTTTTATTGCTTATCGCCACCGAACCCGACACCAAAGTCACATGATTGTCCGAGCCGGGATAAGCTTTCAGATTGAACTCTGTGCCCAATACACGGGTCAGAATCCTATCGGTTTCTACGATAAAAGGATGCCGGGCGTCTTTCTTCACTTTAAAATAAGCTTCCCCTTTCAGTTTTACTCGCCTTACATCGCCCGAGAAACGAGCCGGAAATATCAACTTACTCTCCGCATTGAGCGTAACACTTGTGCCGTCGGAAAGAATCAGTTTATATGCTTTCCCACGAGGTGTAGACAACATTCGCACCCCCTCCGCACGCGTCGAGGTATGTGAAAAATCGGCCCGTTCGTCATCAATCACCACCCCTTCGTCGTGATAGGCGAGTTCAATATCCTTCATCTGTTCGTCGGCTTTGCCCAACAAAATCTTCTGCGGGCGGTCTTCGGCCACGAAAGCCATCAGATGATCGGTAGCCGGCCGACCATCTAAATAGGAATGAATGCCCCATACCATTGCGACAACGGCAGCCGCCGCGGCGGCAACATACAACAATCTGCGGCGATAAGAACTCCGTAAACGGCGGGGCGCAAGCTCGGTAGCGCAAAAATGTTTCCAAGCTTTCGCTGTGTCAGGAGCTGGACTTTTCTCTCTAAGTCTTGCACAACGATAGCTCCACAACAAACGATACGCATCCTGCGAAGCTTTGTCAGACAGCAACGCGCCTATTTCGTCACCCGTCAACTCGTCCCAGTTATCTATCCGATTCACCACCTCGTGCTCTTCAGTAGCGTCCGTGTTCTGATGTAAATTATCAATATCCATGTTCATTATATAATATAACGATTATCGATTCTTTTTGGTTATCTTCCGGTTTGCATATTCTATAGAAAAAGATTCACGCAATAATCGCAAACCTTTCATGACATGCTGCTTCACGCCACTGATTGAAATATCGAGCAAGGCCGCAACTTCCTTATAGGTATGTCCCTCATAAAAACATTGATCCATTACAAAACGTGTACGTGCAGGCATTCTTTCCATCATTCGATCTATCAATTCCAGGTATTCCTCTTGCTTATCCGAATCCCATTCTATGCTGTGCCGGCTCATATCGAGGAAGAACTTTACATAGGCCGACTCTACCTTGGAATGTTTCAAATAGTCCAGGCAGCGATTATAGACACACTGCCGCAGATAAGAAGCGCCATATCGATTATGTGAGTAGGAGAAATCTTCCCACGCACGAGTAAAGACATCGTTTACCACATCTCGGGCCACTTCTGAATCATGCACTATATAAAGGGCATTATAATATAAAGGGGAATAATTTTCTTTGAATAATTTTTCAAATGCGCGTTCCCGGTCACGTACTCCCATAACTATGCTCTTTCTTAACTAAAATACATTTACAAAGATAGTGATAAATCTATAAATTAACGTGAGTTCGACGAATTCTCGTTATGTTAATAACATCTTGAACATGAACGATAGCCTTCACTTCGTGCAGAACTTAAAGATGTGCGAGAGTAGTTTCCACGCCACAATGCAGGACAAGATGTTCGTGAATGGTAACAAGAACCTGTAGGAGTGATGTATACAACCCGACCTACCTTAACAGAGCGGGTAGTTCTTTTCTTATGGACACTTGGCTTACGGGCTTTCGAACGCTTACAAGCTTTCCTCCCCTTATACTTCATTTGCGTCTGCAAACTAATGTTTTCTGTGCGGGTTGTAGATGTCGTTTCATACGTAAAACTACTTGTGCCTATTAGTGTTGCCACGAAGAGAAGAACAGAAAATAGATGTCTCATAATTTTGTTTATATTTGTTATTAATAACGTGAGTTTGATGAATTATAAGTGTCTATAGATTTGGTGATTAGCGAAATTTGTTGTAATTTTAAGGTGTTAACATTCAAATAATTACAAACAAAAACCGCTATGATCACCGAAGACAAAATTACTGAAAATCGCTGTAATATTTGCATAAAATCAGCAGTTTAACGCAATTGGGCTTGATTATTAAGGATATACGGCGCAAGCCGCAGAAAATCCGTCAACTGCAACGAGGCAGTAATATGCGGATTATTGCGACAGAAAGGTTTTCAAATCGTTACCCGAAAGCAGGGTAACCGCCTCCACCCAAAAGGAGAAAAACTGCGATTTTTCGTGCATCCGTTGCTGTTGCTTCATTGCTCCATATTTTGCATAGCAGAGTTAGGCTCTTTCATGTTTAATTTTGCAACCAAAAAGAAAAGGCAATGGCAAGAAGCACATTCAAGGTGCTGTTCTATGTGAACGGCAGCAAGGAGAAAAACGGTATCGTCCCCATCATGGGACGTGTTACAATCAACGGCACGGTGGCACAGTTCAGCTGCAAGCGCACCATTCCGAAGGAACTTTGGGACGTGAAGGGCAACAGGGCTAAAGGCAAGAGCAAGGAAGCCATCGCCACCAATCTCTCGCTCGACAACATCAAGGCGCAAATCATCAAGCACTACCAACGGCTTTCCGACCGTGAGGCGTTCGTCACGGCAGAGATGGTGCGCAATGCCTATCAGGGGCTGGGCAGCGAGTACGACACCCTGCTCAAATCCTTTGACAGGGACTGCGCCTCCCTGCTCAAGCGTGTAGGCAAGGACAGGAGCATGGGAACATACAAGGTGATGCTCAGGGCAAGGAACAACACGGAAAAGTTTATCCGCTACAAGTACAACCGCAGCGATATGTCGATGCTCGAACTCACCCCCGACTTCATCAGGGACTTCGCCGTGTACCTCAGCACGGTGAAAGGAAACAGGAACGCCACTATCTGGCTGAACTGCATGTGGCTCAAGGGCGTGGTGATGCGTGCGCACTTCAACGGCAAGATACCCAGAAATCCGTTTGCTCAGTTCCATGTCAGTCCGAACACGAAGGAGCGTGAGTTCCTTACGGAGGACGAGCTGAAGACGCTGATGTCGCACGAGTTTGCCGACAGCCACTCCGCCTTCGTGCGTGACTTGTTCGTCTTCGCCTCCTTCACCGCCCTTTCGTTCGTGGACTTGAAGGAACTCACCACCGATGAGATAGTGGAGGTGAACGGCGAGAAGTGGATAGTTGCGAAAAGACACAAGACGCATATTCCGTTCCAAGTGAAACTGCTTGATGTCCCCCTGCAAATCATTGACAGATACAGACCGTTCCAGAAGGACAACTCTATATTCGGGGACATCAACTACTGGACGGTCTGCAAGAGGCTCAAGAAGGTCATGAGCGAGTGCGGCATCACAAAGGACATTTCCTTCCACTGCGCAAGGCACGGCTTTGCGACATTGGCACTCAGCAAGGGCATGCCCATCGAGAGCGTGAGCCGCGTACTCGGACACACGAACATCGTAACCACGCAACTCTATGCGAAAATAACCACCGAGAAACTCGACACCGACCTCTCCATGCTCGGCAGCAAGCTCAACGCATCATTCGGCAATATCAAAATGGCATGACAATGAAAGGAGAAGACATAAACGGCAATGCCCGTCGGATAATCACGATGGACGAACACGGGAACATCACCGTACCTAAAGGGGAAATATGGATGGGCGAGTATGAGATTGCCGACCTGTTTGGCGTGTTCGGGCATACTATCCGCACGCAGGTCAAGGAAATATACAAGTCTGGGCTGCTGCATCCCTGCACGGCAGAGAGGAACATCAAGATAGCGGAGGGGCACTGGCTTGATGCGTACAGCCTTGAAATGGTCATAGCCCTTGCGTTCCGCATCAAGTCGCAAAGGGCAAAAAGGCTTCGGAAGCATGTCGTCGCAATGCTGACCGAACGGCACGAAAGGTTTGTCATGCTCCTTCCTGAACAGACAGGCAGTCCCTGCTGAAACACCTTGACAGAGGTTTATAGAGGTTTATCCCCATCGACACAAGGGGATAAACCTTTTTCTTTTTGGGTGGTTGAAGGGCAGGGATAATAGTCAGGAACGAGTCGTATAGGACTGCCGGGAAAAGAAAAACATACCGAACACAACTTCTTTTATTTTGATGAATTGATGAATATTGATATAATATGATTGAATATCAAGCGATTGCAGGTTCATCAACATATCATCAGACGCTTGCGAACGATGAAAGGAAAAGGGATTTTCCCTTTTTCAGCAACCCTCGACAAATCCTACCAAATTATCCTCCTATTCCCTCAAATCTTGCTCTGCACCTCCCAGCTTCCCCTGTTTTTATTCCGTTCCGTTTTTCTTTCACCGTTCCGCGCCATTCTTCACAAGTAGTTTTCGGAACGATGTCCGTAACTTTGCACGATGCTATATATCAATCATTTAAGCAAGAAAGAAATGGATAAGAAAAACAATGACGGGCTGCTGGAAGATATGCCCGAAAAAAGAAAAAAGGACGGGGCTTTCGTCCGTGTGGGCACAACGCTCTACAAACTTGCAGACATGCCTCTCATCGGAGGTGGTTTTGTAAGGAAGCGCATCGTATGGAACAACGAGACGCTCCGTCAGGACTACGGCAGGGACTATCTGGCGACCGTCCCGAAGTATGACGGTTTCTGTACCGTCCCCGACCATGTGAACTATCAGCCCGTAGTAGGCAGTTTCCTCAACCTCTACGAGCCGACGGGACATCAGCCGAAGCAAGGCGTGTTCCCCCATATCAAGGCATTGGCAAGGCACATCTTCGGAGGACAGTACGAACTTGGCATGGACTACCTGCAACTGCTCTACCTGCATCCCATAGAGAAACTGCCCATCCTGCTGCTCGTATCAGAGGAACGCAACACGGGCAAGAGCACGTTCCTCAACTTCCTCAAAGCCCTCTTCGGGGGCAATGTAACCTTCAACACCAACGAGGACTTCCGAAGTCAGTTCAACTCGGACTGGGCAGGGAAACTGCTCATCCTCGTGGACGAGGTGCTTCTCGACCGCAGGGAGGACAGCGAGCGGCTCAAGAACCTCAGCACCACCCTTTCCTACAAGGTGGAGGCGAAGGGCAAGGACAGGGACGAGATTTCATTCTTCGCCAAGTTCGTACTATGCTCCAACAACGAACGTCTGCCCGTCATAATCGACACAGGAGAGACACGCTATTGGGTGAGGAAGGTGGGGAGGATAGAAAAGGATGACACGGACTTCCTGCAAAGGGTAAAGGAGGAAATACCCGCCTTCCTCTATTTTCTCCAGCACCGCACGCTCTCCACGAAAAAAGAGAGCCGCATGTGGTTCAGTCCCGAACTCATCCACACGCAAGCCCTGATCAGGATTATACGGAGCAACCGCAACAGGACGGAAGTGGAGATGGCGGAAACCTGCCTTGAAGTCATGGACTGCATGAAAGCGGACGCTTTCTCCTTCTGCATCAACGACATGCTCCTTCTGCTGAACTGCGCAGGCTGCAGGACGGACAGGACGCAGGTAAGGCGTATCGTGCAGGATATATGGAAACTCACTCCTGCCGAAAACACGCTCACCTATACGACCTGCCAGCCGAGCTATGACAACATGCGCCCATATACGGAGATTAGGCGCACGGGGCGTTTCTACACCATCGGCAGGAAGCAGTTGGAGGAAATGCAGGGATAGAGGAATCGGAAATGATGAAACTCCACTTTGACAAGCGGCTTGATGAGGGCATGATGAAAGCATATTATGTTGATTTCCAGATTATTGGAACGACATTCATCAATTCATCAGAATTTTCATCACTCCGACTTCGGTGGGAAACGGCAGTGGCATTACAGGCTGAAACGGAACAGGCAAGACACGCTGATATAAGCAACAGAAAAAGGCAGTCACGGCAAGCCGTGCATTCTGTATTTCCAAGCATGCAGAGTATTCAGATATTCGGGTGCAGTCCAAGTATGCCTTCGGAGAAACAAGTCCAATCGGCAGCACCGATGGAGAAACCGTGGGGACTTCAGGTTATAAGGGAAAGAAGTGGCAGGGGCAAATGCCCACGTGGTAAGCACGGTACGGATATTTTCAAAAGAGAAAATACCGTAGCTTATTAGGGGATTTTCTTAACGCTTCACTCCGTGTCCGCTAAAAATCCTCCAATAAGCCAACAGGGTTGCACCCCTCTGGACACCCCTGCCGAGCCTGTCGGCATGAAGGAACGGGCAAGCCGAAACACATTTCATTTTTCTTCTCACCGATAAAATCAGAAATATAAAAGACAAAAGACGACAACTATAAAACGATAACATCATGGGATATTGTGTATTGCATTTGGAAAAGGCAAAGGGAGCTGACAGCGGAATGTCGGCACATATCGAGCGCACCATTGTGCCAAAGAACACAGACCCAACGAGGACGCATCTAAACCGTGAGTTAATAATGTTTCCCGACGGCGTGTGCAACCGCACGTTAGCCATACGCCACCGCCTTGACACGGCGGGACTGAAACGTAAGATTGGAAAGAACCAAGTGCAGGCAATACGAATTGTATTGAGCGGCACACACGAGGACATGGCACGCGTGGAGGGTGAGGGCAAACTCGATGAGTGGTGTGCGGACAATGTAAAATGGTTGAGGGAAACCTATGGAGCAGATAATCTTGTTTCAGCAGTCTTGCACATGGACGAGGAAACACCGCATATCCATGCCACTATCGTGCCGATAGTACAGGGAGAACGTAGGAAGCAGAAAAAGGAAGAAAATGTGAAGCGCAAGTACAAGGTAAAAGCACCTGCCCCACGCCTGTGTGCAGATGAAGTGATGAGCCGTGCCAATCTTATACGCTATCAGGATAGCTATGGCGATCACATGGCAAAGTACGGGCTAAAAAGAGGCATCAGAGGCTCGGTTGCCAAGCACCTCTCCACGCATGAATATTATCGCAACCTTATCATACAGGGTGAGGACATACAGGCGAACATCGCTAACTTGTTGGCAAGGGAGGCAGAAGCACGGCGCATCATAGCAGAGGCAGAGAAAGCTAAGCAGGAACTCGCACGCATCAAGGCAGAGACAAAGACGGTGGAACTGAAGAACTCCGCTGCCAGGACTGCCACCGCAGCACTCAACGGAATTGGTTCTCTTTTGGGAAGCAACAAGATGAGCAGGCTCGAAAGCGAGAACAGGCAGTTGCACGGTGAGGTGGCGGAACTGAAAGAGAACATTGGACAGATGCGCATGGATATGCAGAATATGAAAGACAGCCACACCGCAGAGCGATTGCGAGCATCGGAGCAGCATCAGCGAGAAATCGGCAATCTCAGGCGCATCGTCGACAAGGCGAAGGAGTGGTTTCCCATGCTTGCCGAGTTTCTCAAGATAGAAAGGCTTTGCCGTTCGGTTGGATTGTCCGAGAAATACACGGACGAACTCTTGCAAGGCAAAGTTCTCGTTGTTACGGGAAAACTGCGGTCGGAGGAATACAGGCGTTCGTTCGCCGCTGAGAAGGTTCGTTTGCAGGTGGGTAGGACGGAGAAGGAAGGCAAGACCATACTCGACCTGCTTGTGGATAGAGTGCCGATTGCCGCATGGTTCAAGGGGCAGTGGGAGAAAATCAGACAGACGTCCATCCTTTCCTCAAAAGAAAACAGGAGCAAGGGAGTCAGGCTGTAACCATGTCTCCGCATGCTCCTTGTTTTCTGCATCTCATTCCATGACCTTTTCAGGCAAGGTTGCTTCCTTATAAGATATTTCCGCCATGATATGCTCTTCCATGTCATGCTCGTCAAGAAAGACAGGATAGATGAATTTCTCTTCATCCGGAAGTAGGCCGAGCTTTCCTAATTTCCCAAGCCTTTCCAAAGCCTCTTTCTTATTTTTCACTGTTAGGGTGAAATCACGGACAAACTCCTGTTTCTTGCTTTTCAGGCGCAAGTTCGTCGGAATGCCGTCTTTCATGACAATCTCATATACCCCCGAGAGAACGGCAGGCCCGACATGCCGATATACAGTAGGGGTGTAACGGCACAGATAAAAAGAATGCGCTGCGTTCTGGACAAGGAAAAGTCCCGAAACTCCGCTTCCTATTGACCATACAGGGTCTGAGCCTTCGTGAATTTCCAGTAACAGATAAGGCGGGAGGACTTTAACGGTCAGTTGCTGTCTTTCCTTTGTGAGGTTGTCGGTCAGTGAGACCTGA from Prevotella sp. oral taxon 475 encodes:
- a CDS encoding RagB/SusD family nutrient uptake outer membrane protein, with the translated sequence MKNIIFLGALSIALLLTACSDFLTESSQDEVRPSTTTDLEELLLGEGYASRTPIFPYLELLTDNVESNYSDATGQETMLLGGGPVFTWAEDMFEQLQKNNVPWYNSWQNLYHWINGCNVVIDQLPLVTGSEQAKERIKAEALSLRSFYYFMLVNAYAPPYNTENTEANAAPGVPLVLKSTVKDEFPKRSSVAEVYEQIIKDLLEARNLFAKNGPITHNVYTVSPLFVDMLLARVYLYEGKWDEVIKYSSSVIERKPTLLKLRQFYSYDDWQGIVMYDISKGGVYNSGSPELIWGYSVNGEYSAYFMGVNFYIDPGKLPAFTVSKELENKYASNDIRREAYYNAYLVMNGFFPEKHLLVGRKSDNVIQNPTKGMRVAEAYLNRAEVYARKYLLTKDEEMRRLALNDLNTLREARFTDPYVKLDIMDGEELLKACLDERRLEFSFEDHRWFDLRRLGMPALQHTFSIVKGQVQTVRLEKNSSKYVLPIPREVRERNPELDK
- a CDS encoding SusC/RagA family TonB-linked outer membrane protein — its product is MSYKLKKRQALSRFACRIVVALFAFWGNVAAVEAQSLTDKITVECRNESLANALKRVEKASGFKVLFTYDEVQGYTVSVQLKNKTVEKVLSLLLQNKPFRYSVNGKFINITQTSAQTGGASDGLSQSGLSGNQAGKGKVVIQGKVLSENMREPLPGVTVFIKGTSEGAQTNLEGFFRIETYTKRPVLQFTYAGMKAVTVAWRGEEMLHVTMADDVSLIDEVIVTGYQRIRKNEMIGSANTVQIEDLFYDGQKSIEQMLQGKLSGTSVLNTSGLVGATPKVRVRGTSTLLGNQEPVWVVDGIIQEDPLPFKTRDLDALGNINQDNFDMIKNFVGNSISWLSPNDIQTISVLKDAAATVMYGVKAANGVIVITTKQGKSGRISVNYSGGISVTPRIHYSRMNLMNSSERIDVSSEIYRRGLISEANRPLERIGYEGLLGQYLRKEITYQQFVDGVRQARSNNTDWFKELFRNSMSHHHGVSLSGGSGNMNYYASLNGSFTNGISKGNDSKNYSASVSIDTKISSKVSLGVRLNAASHETHGFFRVDPYYYARTINRAIPAYNEDGSLFYYAKTQDANRRMYNIINELNNTGNTNTTNTMALSANLRWMIAEGLRFEGLLGYNTSNVVGESYADERSFFITNLRGYEFGLYGPGDLEYKKSRLPHGGELNTTESRNKNYTLRATLSYNKILNDVHRLSFMAGGEMRSNKYDGYNTTVYGYFRQRGKSIMLPPRQIVDPLNSSNLIANELYDNFSNSVIDRKINTVGLFATGMYSYAERYILSASVRSDASNRFGQDERNRFLPVWSVGARWNIINEPWIKHLSWISDFNVRGSYGWQGNVVENCGPDLIAQLGRGREFIDIRTGRYILKIKSLPYDNLRWEKTKSINLGIDFGVLKNRIAFSAEYYSKHTSDMIVSKAVPYEYGVLFMPINGGSMTNRGFELTASVTPVRTKDWVWSFSLNTAKNFNEIRSTIAENQNWRAAAGGSVHKKGYPVGAFWAWNFTGLDSQGGYPLFKIPTKEEGANPFDATTYMAYAGTTEPDFSGGMSTVLRWKTLTLSTSFSIALGGKRFLTDLFDEDYLNNSTPSAYSNLSKDMVRRWQKPGDEAHTQIPTIPYRNIPLVNLPDGSTEYRHRMYNYSTARVVNASFLRCNNISLSYTVPAKVASKMMLKNLSVSGAISNPFIIVSKDYNGVDPEVATGSQPITPSYSLTLNFSL
- a CDS encoding FecR family protein, producing MDIDNLHQNTDATEEHEVVNRIDNWDELTGDEIGALLSDKASQDAYRLLWSYRCARLREKSPAPDTAKAWKHFCATELAPRRLRSSYRRRLLYVAAAAAAVVAMVWGIHSYLDGRPATDHLMAFVAEDRPQKILLGKADEQMKDIELAYHDEGVVIDDERADFSHTSTRAEGVRMLSTPRGKAYKLILSDGTSVTLNAESKLIFPARFSGDVRRVKLKGEAYFKVKKDARHPFIVETDRILTRVLGTEFNLKAYPGSDNHVTLVSGSVAISNKTSRQKVVLKPGEDATLSDDEGFNVTCVDTEYYIQWKDGYFYFDNLPLIDILKEIGRWYNVSIEICDNSLMSYRLHFIADRNADISQVVKNLNAFSYIEAELKDNKIVLSKKREKN
- a CDS encoding sigma-70 family RNA polymerase sigma factor — translated: MGVRDRERAFEKLFKENYSPLYYNALYIVHDSEVARDVVNDVFTRAWEDFSYSHNRYGASYLRQCVYNRCLDYLKHSKVESAYVKFFLDMSRHSIEWDSDKQEEYLELIDRMMERMPARTRFVMDQCFYEGHTYKEVAALLDISISGVKQHVMKGLRLLRESFSIEYANRKITKKNR